From the genome of Candidatus Hydrogenedens sp., one region includes:
- the mrdA gene encoding penicillin-binding protein 2 codes for MSDISLTYRSNDVRLWLVVIAIIFSMAILIFRLWTIQVRDAELYREKAENNRIWPQRLKADRGKILAQDGTILADNRPSTDVVFVPGDCPVNQQKDVAKTLESIINVPASWILEQIDNFKSEPFTQIVIKKDIARSDWIRIEENSFRLPGVYLTLQPQRRYPMGSVAGQIMGYLNEINKDELDILEGEYFPGDVIGRSGLERYYERWLHGKDGYMTVTKYASGRPQLRTDRYGNLVLARKDSRGHLLYEETELRQKSISGKDLVLTLDIELQKFCEQILANQQGSIVVLNADTGAVLAIASSPGYDPNVFVTKGKDAERIELLESKDPNRMTNRAISEQYPPGSVFKVFLAATALEKGVITPTTTFFCPGSFRIGGTGREWKCWNKYGHGSVNVVEALAYSCDVFFYNVGLKLGVDTISEYAHKIGLGVQTGIDLPNEVTGLIPSREWKAKVNAHKPIWEQKWYPGDTVNLSIGQGSCATTPLQNAVLMATIINGGHRVYPHLNKDFQIPDAQEQIFSKKALESVIEGMKLCVEPSGTHRAGTGKSAKVEGITVIGKTGSAQIMSLEHHKKYKSEEEIPWEMRDHAWFIAGVLNKEPKIALCVLIEHGHHGASAAAPVAKQVIEFFYTRDAKKQEPQLIAREETGDQQN; via the coding sequence ATGAGTGATATCTCATTAACATATAGAAGTAACGATGTCCGATTATGGCTTGTAGTGATTGCCATTATATTTAGCATGGCGATTTTAATATTCCGTCTTTGGACCATTCAGGTTCGTGATGCGGAATTATACCGCGAAAAGGCAGAGAATAACCGTATCTGGCCTCAGAGATTAAAAGCAGATAGGGGTAAAATTCTGGCTCAGGATGGAACTATATTGGCAGATAATCGTCCCTCCACAGATGTGGTCTTTGTCCCAGGAGATTGCCCAGTAAACCAGCAAAAAGATGTAGCGAAGACATTGGAGAGCATTATTAATGTTCCTGCTTCGTGGATATTAGAGCAAATTGATAATTTCAAATCAGAGCCTTTTACTCAGATTGTAATAAAGAAGGATATTGCTCGTTCTGATTGGATACGAATTGAAGAAAATAGTTTTAGATTACCAGGGGTATACTTAACATTACAGCCACAAAGAAGATATCCGATGGGCTCCGTTGCTGGACAAATTATGGGGTATCTAAATGAAATTAATAAAGATGAATTAGATATCTTAGAGGGTGAATATTTCCCTGGCGATGTTATAGGAAGAAGTGGTTTGGAACGGTATTATGAACGTTGGCTCCATGGAAAAGATGGGTATATGACTGTAACAAAATATGCGTCAGGTAGACCACAACTAAGAACAGACCGATACGGAAATTTAGTTTTAGCTCGGAAAGATAGTCGTGGACACTTATTATATGAGGAAACAGAATTGCGTCAGAAATCTATTTCAGGGAAAGACCTTGTCTTGACTCTCGATATTGAACTACAAAAGTTTTGTGAACAAATTCTTGCAAATCAACAGGGCTCTATTGTGGTTCTTAATGCCGATACAGGTGCGGTCTTAGCAATAGCGAGTAGTCCAGGATATGACCCAAATGTGTTTGTAACAAAAGGAAAGGACGCAGAACGAATTGAATTGTTAGAATCTAAAGACCCCAACCGAATGACTAATAGAGCCATTAGCGAACAATATCCACCTGGCTCTGTATTCAAAGTCTTCCTTGCTGCTACTGCACTCGAAAAAGGAGTAATTACTCCAACCACAACTTTTTTTTGTCCAGGCTCTTTTAGAATTGGTGGCACTGGTAGGGAATGGAAATGTTGGAATAAATATGGTCATGGCTCCGTGAATGTGGTAGAAGCATTGGCTTATTCCTGCGATGTGTTCTTTTATAACGTTGGATTAAAATTAGGTGTAGATACAATTTCCGAATATGCCCATAAGATAGGTCTCGGAGTTCAAACAGGCATTGATTTGCCAAATGAAGTAACTGGGTTAATCCCCAGCCGTGAATGGAAAGCTAAAGTAAATGCTCATAAACCGATATGGGAACAGAAATGGTACCCTGGCGATACAGTAAATTTAAGTATTGGACAGGGAAGTTGTGCTACAACACCATTACAAAATGCAGTCCTTATGGCTACCATTATTAATGGAGGACATCGCGTTTACCCACATTTAAATAAAGATTTTCAAATTCCTGATGCACAAGAACAAATTTTTTCAAAAAAAGCATTGGAATCTGTTATTGAAGGTATGAAATTATGTGTTGAACCTTCGGGGACACACAGGGCTGGTACAGGGAAATCTGCAAAAGTAGAAGGAATTACTGTTATCGGGAAAACTGGTAGTGCACAAATTATGTCTTTAGAGCATCATAAAAAATATAAAAGTGAAGAAGAAATACCATGGGAAATGAGAGACCATGCATGGTTTATTGCTGGCGTATTGAATAAAGAACCTAAAATAGCTTTGTGTGTGTTGATTGAACATGGGCATCATGGTGCTTCTGCAGCTGCTCCTGTGGCAAAACAGGTTATCGAATTTTTCTATACAAGAGATGCTAAAAAGCAGGAACCACAACTTATAGCAAGAGAAGAAACGGGAGACCAGCAAAATTGA
- the mreD gene encoding rod shape-determining protein MreD, whose protein sequence is MYIDYIIWFIIVLTMSVIQTGWPEVLQIQGVVPDLGLIMVIFFALFYGEERAMFTGILAGIYQDIASNTSLGHHILCLVITGFIFGKLSSRLLSEHPAIKSGLVFMGALLHGLLFNVITYLQDPYTNFFYVLFVNTVPSAFYSALMTPIIFWLLHHVFRLSEIKTFKVINK, encoded by the coding sequence ATGTACATTGACTATATAATTTGGTTTATAATTGTTCTGACCATGTCCGTTATACAAACAGGATGGCCTGAGGTATTGCAAATTCAAGGAGTTGTTCCTGATTTGGGTTTAATCATGGTTATTTTCTTTGCTTTGTTCTATGGAGAAGAACGAGCAATGTTCACAGGGATATTGGCAGGTATATATCAGGACATCGCAAGTAACACTTCACTCGGGCATCATATACTTTGCCTTGTAATTACAGGATTTATATTTGGAAAATTATCCAGCAGGCTACTAAGTGAGCATCCAGCAATTAAGTCCGGATTGGTATTTATGGGGGCTTTGCTCCACGGATTGTTATTTAATGTCATAACTTATTTACAAGACCCATATACAAACTTCTTTTATGTCCTTTTTGTCAATACCGTACCATCTGCATTTTATAGTGCCCTGATGACACCTATTATATTCTGGTTATTACATCACGTATTTCGTTTATCGGAAATAAAAACATTCAAGGTTATAAATAAATGA
- the mreC gene encoding rod shape-determining protein MreC, whose amino-acid sequence MNTSDISHPYRSTIIFLVICLICILSLLTETSTEPLKRIFKQGFYLITYPIVNTKMYVSNFFDYVVEAVFEPDYLRTENKTLKEELMRLRLALLDRTEKNCQLQQKLKISALPKEWKNLTLVHANILEIYQGALRINRGTNDGIRAYQGVIVPEGVVGLIIDTSPFSSVVATLHHRECRIGAMVQRNRLRAYDGVIYPSGDFRKICTMNYIDIYDQIRVGDIIVTSPESIFPPGLPIGTIQSIHESGTLWKSADILPIVDPYRLDDVYIIIDNIEPLDITEIDNMHVSSQLNTDIKIPENTDTTIQELLAP is encoded by the coding sequence TATGCCTTATATGTATCTTATCTCTTCTCACAGAAACATCCACAGAACCTTTAAAAAGAATATTCAAACAAGGTTTTTATTTAATAACTTATCCCATCGTAAACACTAAGATGTATGTTTCTAACTTTTTCGATTATGTTGTAGAAGCTGTTTTTGAACCTGATTATCTCAGGACAGAAAACAAAACCTTAAAAGAAGAACTTATGCGTTTACGGTTAGCCCTACTCGATAGGACAGAAAAAAATTGTCAGCTCCAACAAAAACTTAAAATCTCTGCTCTACCAAAAGAATGGAAAAACTTGACATTGGTTCACGCTAATATCTTAGAAATATACCAAGGTGCCCTCCGAATAAATCGTGGGACAAATGATGGTATCCGTGCATATCAAGGAGTCATAGTTCCTGAAGGGGTTGTCGGATTAATTATAGATACATCTCCTTTTTCCTCTGTTGTTGCTACCTTACATCATCGTGAATGTCGAATAGGTGCCATGGTTCAAAGAAATCGACTACGTGCTTATGATGGCGTTATTTATCCATCGGGAGATTTTCGCAAGATATGCACCATGAATTACATTGATATTTATGACCAAATACGGGTTGGAGATATAATAGTTACAAGCCCTGAAAGCATCTTTCCTCCAGGGTTGCCTATAGGAACTATTCAATCTATTCATGAGTCAGGAACACTTTGGAAGAGTGCTGATATTTTACCAATTGTAGACCCATATAGGTTGGATGATGTTTATATAATTATAGATAATATTGAGCCACTTGACATTACAGAGATTGATAATATGCACGTGAGCAGTCAATTAAATACGGACATAAAGATACCAGAGAATACAGATACAACTATTCAAGAATTGTTGGCACCCTAA